A window of Micrococcus endophyticus contains these coding sequences:
- a CDS encoding N-6 DNA methylase, with product MSRATMTDTVGLQYVTTNIEGGEFSYVAAAGSKDKLRSALGRDYVHFKLDLRFFDSETNTVVLIETKQSFVDADINQLREYVDQEKALFPKNKIIAILANTTNEDLRVWKSVVDDEHELPGETAIDTMSYYSSLFDTNRQNNREKVLRNTYALNELLHKKDIDEKLRSQFVGTTLLYVKSVIKQRGISEINDETAKGLREYWSNFNEAQIRAGIQTTLDDLLDGSDNKAKKVELLKTNVVGDQKVKKLALEDWLKILNDIVVGIYAYIDEDSSEGQDLLNLFFIAFNKYTGKADKNQAFTPDHITEFACRVTGVDRNTRIFDGACGSGSFLVQGMVKALADCTTMPGTQSEKETQQAKIKREHIYGVEVEEKAYGLATTNMLIHGDGNSNIKFGSLFDSMQFVLDADPDVILMNPPFNAKPIGIPSHYKAEWGKAKDGKEDPTKGMVFVQFVSDCIKAANLQRRQNNQSTKTVKMAVILPVAAAIGANTILSDAKNKMLVDNTLEAVFTLPNEIFYPGASASACMMVFTLGQPHFDPQTKEPNKATFFGYYKDDAHKKKKNLGRIEQFDENNASKWKAVEDKWLRLFRNKTVEAGMSAMQEVTHNDEWLVEAYMETDYSKLTVDDFQATLNNYLAYLVKEGRVVEAGASVEEGESR from the coding sequence GTGTCTCGCGCAACAATGACGGATACCGTCGGCCTCCAGTACGTCACCACCAACATCGAGGGTGGCGAGTTCAGCTACGTTGCTGCCGCCGGCAGCAAGGACAAGCTCCGTAGTGCCCTTGGTCGAGACTACGTGCACTTCAAGCTCGATCTTCGGTTCTTCGACTCGGAGACCAACACCGTCGTTCTGATCGAGACAAAGCAGTCATTCGTAGATGCGGACATCAATCAGCTCCGCGAGTACGTGGACCAGGAGAAGGCGCTGTTCCCCAAGAACAAGATCATCGCGATCTTGGCGAACACGACGAACGAGGACCTGCGAGTCTGGAAGAGCGTGGTCGACGACGAGCACGAGCTGCCCGGCGAGACGGCGATCGACACCATGTCCTACTACTCGTCGCTGTTCGACACGAACAGGCAGAACAACCGCGAGAAGGTGCTGAGGAACACCTACGCGCTCAACGAGCTGCTGCACAAGAAAGACATCGACGAGAAGCTGCGTAGTCAGTTCGTCGGCACGACGTTGCTGTACGTGAAAAGCGTGATTAAGCAGCGTGGCATTTCGGAGATCAACGACGAAACGGCCAAGGGGCTGCGGGAATACTGGTCCAATTTCAACGAGGCTCAGATTCGAGCGGGTATCCAGACAACTCTTGATGACCTTCTCGATGGTTCAGACAACAAGGCCAAGAAGGTCGAGCTTCTTAAGACCAACGTGGTTGGCGACCAAAAGGTCAAGAAGTTGGCGCTTGAGGACTGGCTTAAGATCCTCAACGACATCGTGGTTGGCATCTACGCCTACATCGACGAGGACAGCTCTGAGGGCCAGGACCTGCTCAACCTGTTCTTCATCGCGTTCAACAAGTACACCGGCAAGGCGGACAAGAATCAGGCCTTCACTCCCGACCACATCACCGAGTTCGCTTGCCGCGTGACCGGCGTCGACCGGAACACTCGAATTTTCGATGGAGCTTGCGGTTCGGGATCCTTCCTCGTACAGGGCATGGTCAAGGCCTTGGCTGACTGCACGACGATGCCGGGGACTCAGTCAGAGAAGGAGACACAACAGGCGAAGATCAAGCGCGAGCACATCTACGGTGTCGAGGTCGAGGAGAAGGCCTACGGCCTGGCCACGACGAACATGCTGATCCATGGCGACGGCAACTCGAACATCAAGTTCGGCTCCCTGTTCGACTCGATGCAGTTCGTCTTGGACGCTGATCCTGACGTGATTCTAATGAATCCACCGTTTAATGCCAAGCCCATCGGCATTCCGAGTCATTACAAGGCTGAATGGGGCAAGGCGAAGGACGGCAAGGAAGATCCCACCAAGGGCATGGTGTTCGTCCAGTTCGTCTCCGACTGCATCAAGGCCGCCAATCTCCAGCGTCGGCAGAACAACCAGTCCACCAAGACGGTGAAGATGGCCGTGATCCTGCCGGTTGCTGCAGCAATCGGAGCAAACACGATCCTGTCCGATGCAAAGAACAAGATGTTGGTCGACAACACGCTCGAAGCGGTGTTCACACTCCCCAACGAGATCTTCTATCCGGGTGCGTCAGCCTCGGCATGCATGATGGTATTCACCCTGGGTCAGCCGCATTTCGACCCACAGACGAAGGAGCCGAACAAGGCGACGTTTTTCGGATACTACAAGGACGATGCGCACAAGAAGAAGAAGAACTTGGGCCGTATCGAGCAGTTCGACGAGAACAACGCGAGCAAGTGGAAGGCCGTCGAGGACAAGTGGCTCAGGCTGTTCCGCAACAAGACCGTCGAGGCAGGCATGTCGGCCATGCAGGAGGTCACGCACAACGACGAGTGGCTCGTCGAGGCGTACATGGAGACTGACTACTCGAAGCTTACTGTCGATGATTTCCAGGCGACGCTCAACAACTACCTTGCCTATCTAGTGAAGGAAGGTCGCGTCGTTGAGGCTGGCGCCAGCGTAGAGGAGGGCGAGTCGCGATGA